One Salarias fasciatus chromosome 22, fSalaFa1.1, whole genome shotgun sequence DNA segment encodes these proteins:
- the lratd2a gene encoding protein LRATD2a, whose amino-acid sequence MGNQMDRLSHLSYAEVPTVDPNGADAEDGPRIGVSYIFSNDDDELEDGCAADGSERDPNQEEKHYDRRDEVECAVYNRDECIYEKSAKCASLEVYSPENLLNKCKAGDLVEFVATGQYPHWAVYVGDFQVVHLHRAEVKNSFLTDAGQGRRCRVVNELYKFKALGADVVVQNAMEQVGLKERELSWRNSECFAAWCRFGKREFKMGGEIRIGKQPYRLKILVSDKHAHVLEFQSLEDMIMEKRRNDHLGRAAVLQELAAHFSSVEEVRSEPGAD is encoded by the coding sequence atggGGAACCAGATGGACCGGCTGTCGCATTTAAGTTACGCCGAAGTTCCCACGGTGGACCCCAACGGCGCGGACGCGGAGGACGGACCGCGCATCGGCGTCTCCTACATATTCTCCAACGACGACGACGAGCTGGAGGACGGCTGCGCGGCCGACGGCTCGGAGCGGGACCCCAACCAGGAAGAGAAGCACTACGACCGCAGGGACGAGGTGGAGTGCGCCGTCTACAACCGGGACGAGTGCATCTACGAGAAGAGCGCCAAGTGCGCCAGCCTGGAAGTTTACTCCCCGGAGAACCTGCTCAACAAATGCAAGGCGGGGGACCTGGTGGAGTTCGTGGCCACGGGCCAGTACCCGCACTGGGCCGTGTACGTGGGGGACTTCCAGGTGGTGCACCTGCACCGCGCCGAGGTGAAGAACAGCTTCCTGACGGACGCGGGCCAGGGCCGGAGGTGCCGGGTGGTCAACGAGCTGTACAAGTTCAAAGCGCTGGGCGCGGACGTGGTGGTGCAGAACGCCATGGAGCAGGTGGGGCTGAAGGAGCGCGAGCTCAGCTGGAGGAACTCCGAGTGCTTCGCGGCCTGGTGCCGGTTCGGGAAGAGGGAGTTCAAGATGGGGGGCGAGATCCGGATAGGCAAGCAGCCGTACCGGCTGAAGATCCTCGTGTCGGACAAGCACGCGCACGTGCTGGAGTTCCAGAGTTTGGAGGACATGATcatggagaagaggaggaacgacCACCTGGGCCGGGCGGCCGTGCTGCAGGAGCTGGCCGCTCACTTCAGCAGCGTGGAGGAGGTCCGGAGCGAGCCCGGAgcggactga